In Mycolicibacter virginiensis, the DNA window GTTCTCGTCCAGGCCCATCGCCTCCAGGACCGGCTTGAGGCAGTCAAACACCACGAAGTCGCAGCCGAGGTCGGCCAGCCGCCGCGCCCACATTTCGCGCAGCCGGTCGTTGCCCAGGTCGAACAGCCCGGCCTGCCCGCGCAGGTTCACCACGTCCACGACCGCCGAGGTGTTGGTTACGCCCTGGCGGCGCAGCCACCGCTTGAGCATCCCTTGGGTCATCTCGTTGTCGATGATCACGATGCGCGACGCGCGCTGCGTGACCTCGAACGCGCCCAGGAACGCCTCGCCGTCGGCCAGCGAGCGCACCAGATTGCCGCTCAGGGTGGTCTTGCCGCCGCCCGCCGGAGCCGCGCACAGCACCTTCGCGCCGCCCGACGGCCACACGCCCTCGATGCGGAACCGCACCGGGTCGTCGTCGGTGTCCAGCAGGTCGGCCAGGCTGGTGACCGGCGGCAGCTCGATCTCGGCGATGTCGTTGGCTGCGAGGCGTTTCCGCGCCTCGCGGTCGATCCACAGCTGGGACGCGCGGTCGAGGATCTTGCGCTCCGTTGCCTCGTCAGCGGCGGCGGTGCCCTCCGTGTCGTCTGTCCCGCCGCCCGGCGCGGCATCGGCCTTGCCGAAATCGGCCGGCAATTCGTCGGTCACGGCCAGGGCGTCGCTGTCGGTCAGCTCGATGCCGAGCGCGTCCATGGCGGCCTCCAGGTTGTTGTCGTAGTGCAGTAGCGCCACCGCCTGGAGCTTGCTGAATGCGTGCTTGCCGGTCGCGGCGATGCGGCCCGCCCATGGCTCGCCGGGGTTGTCGGTCCAGACGTAGAACGGCGGGTCCGGTGAGTCGGTCCACTTCGCGCAGCCCGGCTCATGCGCGGTGGCCGATTTCGGGTTGCCGTGGACGCCGGGCGCGGTCCACGTCGGGCACCCACAGCCGTCGGCCTTGCCGACTGGCATCCACTCGGCAGGCTCCAGGATCGCCGCCCAGCCCACGCCAGCGCCCCACCGCGCCACCGGGTCGTCGGCGGTGTCGGCGCGGGCCTGGCCGAGTTGCGCCGCATTGGCGTAGGACCGACCGCGCGCGGTGATCGCCTCGGCCAGCCACCCCGGCAGCGCGTAGACCGGCGCGCCGGTCGCGGTGTAGGTGCCCTCCGGTCGCACGCTGGGCGGCGTCAGCACGTAGTTGCCCGCGCCCCAGATCACCGAGTAGCCGTCATCGCCGCCGACCTTCATCGACCCCGGTGGTCCCGGCGGCAGCTCGACGCCCTCGGGCACCGCGAAGTAGAAGTGCCCGCCGTCGCGGTGGACCAGCGTCACGCCGTCCGGCCCCAGCTGGCCCGGCGTGCGCACCGTCGGCACGGTCGCGGGGTCGGCCTGGGCGTCGGCCAGGAACGCAACGAGCTGCGCGTCGGTGTCGCAATCGACCACGACCAGGCGGCTGCGGCCCAGCGACACCGCGACGTTGACCTCCACCTCGCCGCCGAACACCCCGACGTAGCGGTCCAGGTAGGTGTCCAGTACGGCGGTCTCGGTGGTGGCCAGGTGAACTCCGGCGGGCGACTTGAGCGTCTGCGGCCTGGGATGGCCCGCAGCCCGCGCCGCCTCGCGGAAAGCACGGTCGTCGGCGGTGCGCTTCTGCGGAGTGCGCACGTCGGCGGGCCTCTTGCTGGCCGGGTAGACCAGCAGCGGCGCGCAGTCCAGGCCCGCAAGCGCGTGCAGAAAGGCCCGCACGTCGTCATGGTCGTCGGCCTTGGGCGCATCGGCCAGCAGTGCGGTCAGGAGGCGGGCACGGTCGGCCTCAGCGGCGTTGCCGCCCTTGGGGCTACTCTGGGTCACGTTGATCCTTTCATCGGGGTCGGCACGCCGGATCCTTCGTTGGGGTCTACACGGTTGGTTGGCAGAGGTGCCGTCCGGCACACGCGAGTCGAGGCCAAAACGCTCGCGCCGGGCGGCATCGCTGTTTTCGGGTGTCAGTCACGGTGCGGCACAACGGGCACCAGCAGCGCGTCGACATCGCTGACCTTGACCCGCAGCGCGGAGTTCGGCCCGGTGCGGTAGGCGGGCAGTACGCCGTCGCGGACCCGGCCACGAATGGCCCAGTACGACAAGCCCACCCGCTCACCTGCTGCGCGCAGGCTGATGAACCGGTTCCCCTCGGTGGGGGCGGTGGCGGCATCGGTCACGGTTGACCTCCTCTCGATATGTGCAAGCGTGGCAAACGGGGGTGCAGACGCCCGGCCAGCGCGGATGAGTTACCCGACATTGATAGGCGTTGTGCGCCATCCGATTACGCGGTCAGGAACGCTCACGCGGCGCCGCCGGTCAGGATGGTGCGGATGCGGGCGGCCTGCTCGTCGGTCAGCTCGGGGGCGGCGTCGACCAGGGCGCGGATGACGGCGCGGTGATCGTCACGCGGGGCCTGCTCGTTGCGGTTGCGAATCCAGGCGTCGACCTCGGTGGGGTCGAAGTACAGACGCCGGTTGACGCGGTGGGCCGGTAGACCTTCGGCATGGACGAACTTGCGGATCGTCTGATCGGACAGGCCGCCCAGGCGCGTACCGACTTCGGCGGTTGTGAGGTAGCCGCCAGCGGCGGCGATGGTGGGTGCAGTCATCGTGCGGAACTCCGAATACTCGGCTGGTTCCGCACGTATCCCTGAGCCGGGACGCCCTGCGCATCCCTCTGGTTAACGTGCGTGGACACCGCTTCCGGTGCCCGCGTTGCTGTTGCTACCTCCCCGCTAGGCGCATCGGGCACCGGCGGTTTCGGTGCCCCCGACTCATCAGGGCCAATCAATGCCGGGGGTCATCGCCAAATATAGCTTGTTAGCGCCCGCGATGGCTAGCGAGGTACACCGGAACCTGTTGTACGACAGACAAACCCGTCAAAGTCGGGTAACTCATGCGCCCCCGCCGGGGACGGGCTCAGCGACGCCAGTCGATGCGGATCGTGTTGGGGTCAAACGTCTTCGATCCGCGCGTGCCGCGCCGGAGTCGTACCTCGCACAGTGCGTCAATCACGCTGCGGCGGGCCATCAACGATGCCGCCATGAATGCCTCGGAGGGGTGGGGCGCGGCGAGCACGTCATCGAGCGCACCGCCGCCGGGCTGCACCGCCTTGATCTTGCGGTCGACCTCGGCCAGCTGCGCGCCGATCTTCTCCTTCTTGGTGCGCCACCGCCTGGCGTCGATCAGGTCGTCGTCGTAGTCGGCATCAACCTTGGCCAGGCGCGCCCGTAGAGCGTCCTGCTCAGCCCGCAGGGGCGCGGTGTTGGCCTTCGGTGGTGCCAGCCGCTTGCGGGCGTCAGGGCGGCGCAGGCGCTCGGCTACTACCGCCGTAACGAACTCGTCCACACCGCGCGCCCGCGGGGCGTCCTGGTCGTCGTCGGCGGTGATGATCTGCCGGATGCGGTCGTAGTCGACCGGCCCGTGCGCACGGTTGACGCACGCCGCCTTGCACCGGTACCGGCCACCGCTGAAACTGACCACCGGCTGGTCGCAGGTGGCGCACAAGAACAGGCCGCTGCCCAGGTGTTTGCGTTCGGTGCCTTGCCGGTTGGTGATCCGCCGGGGGTCAGTGAGGATGGCCTGCACAGCGTCGAACACGTCCTCGGACACCAGGGCCTCCCAGGTGCCACGGGTGACCGTCAGCGCCTCGGTCACCTCACCGTTCCGGCGGGCCTTGCGGGCGTCGGTCTCGGTGGCAAGGCGGTTGTAGATCGACCGGCCGCAATAGCGCGGGTTCGCCAGGATGCCGTAGACGCTCGTCGGGTTCCAGGGCTTGCCGCTGCGGGCGCTGGTGCCTTCGTTGGTCAGGGTGCGGGCGATGCCGCGCAGCGACTCCCCGGCATGGAACAGCTTGAAGATGCGCCGCACCAACTCGGCCTCGTCGGGCACGACCTCGCCCCTGGACGTGTAGCCGGTGAGCCGTGTGCCCAGCGGTGGGCGGCCGAGGTTGGCACGCTGCACCGCCGCCGCCTTCTGTCGTGCGCTCTTGCGTTCGACCTCGCCGCGCGCGAACGCCATGCGCACCCGCACGAAGGTTCGGCCCGCGTCGGTGGTCAGGTCGGCCTCGCCGTTGGCGGTCACCAGCGCCAGGCCGTTCTTCTCGGCGGCGTCCAGCCAGTCCTCCATCTGCCGGGGCTGGCGGGTGAGGCGGTCCATGTCGTAACAGACCAGGGCGTCGAATGACCCGGCGTCATACGCCGCCACCAGCGCGTCGTAGCCGGGCCGGTTCTTGCGGGCGTCACTCGCGCTGATGCTGTTGTCCACGAACTCATCGACAACCGTCCAGCCGCGCAGGCTCACGATCTGCTGGCACAGCTCGCGTTGACGCTCGACGGCCAGTCCTTCGCCGGTCAGATCACGGGAAATGCGCAGGTAGAGGGCGGCGCGGCGGGTGGGAGCGGTGGTGGCGTCCATGTGTCCACCATAACGTTTATTGACACTGTGATGTGGTCGAGTTTCGGTTCAACGTGTGACGTCTGGTTCACGCTGACGGTTTAACGAAGATGCCGGCCGGTAGGGCGCCACGGCAAAGAAATCCTCATCCAGCGGCCCGGAGTTCCGTCATCACGCCAGAACTCTGTACATGACAACGCTGCCCTTGGCTGAGGTGCGGGCAAATCTGTCCAAGCTGGTCGACGAGGCCGTCCGCACGCATCAGCGCGTCGAAGTCACCCGGCAGGGACGTCGAGCGGCAGTCCTGCTCAGCGCTGACGATTACGACTCGATCATGGAGACGCTGGACATCCTCAGCGACGCAGCCGCCATGGCCGCGGTGCGGGAGGCGGAGGCCGACATCGCCGCTGGGCGCCTCTACTCCGCCGACGAGGTTGAGGCAGAACTCCGCGCGAAGGGCATCGTGAAATAGCGGCATATCGGATCGAGCTGACCCGACGCGCTCGCAGAGGCCTGTCTGAGGAACTGCCTGAAGAGGTCGCGGCTGCGTGTTGGGAGTTCATCGTGAATGTGCTTGCGCACAACCCGTTACGGGATGGCGCTGCACGGTGAACTCGCAGGCAGGCTCTCCGCCAGGCGCGGGGATTTCAGGGTGATCTACGAAGTTTTCGACGATAAAGTGCTCGTTCGGGTTATCGACGTGCGTCACAGGCGAGACGTCTATCGATGACACCCAGGCGCGGCTCTGTGTGTCAGGTGGACCGACGCAGGAGATTGGGCGTCGGTGCCGGTCGTCAGCCCTGCGTCAGCGCCCACGCGTCAATGTGAGCGGGCAGCTTGGACTGATGCTTCGCCAGTACCCGCTGCAGGACTCGCGATAGAACGGTGTCAAGCATTCGGCCGAGCGATCCGCCTAGTGCGGGCTTGCCAGTGATTCGGCAGGTGTAGCGGGTTCCGCCGGGCACTTCCTCCAGCGTGTCGGTCGTGGTTGAGGGAAATCTCGATTCGGTGATCCGAAATTCCATCACCCGTGGGGCCTCTACTCGGACAAAGACACCTGTCCACTTGTCGGTAATGCCCAGCGATCGGCTCACGCCATGCCACAGATCGCCGGGGGCATACGGCGGCTCCTTGCCTGCATCGACGGAGACGATTCCTGGCAAGACGTTGCCGATGTTGTCCGGGTGGATGATGTAGTCCCAGACCACTTGTGGCGGGTGGGTGAGGACAACCGATGCCGTTATGTTGGGCATAGCTCAAAATACGCTCATCGCAGCCACTACGGCGTGGGTTGGACTGGCGACTTCCGCCGGCTGGCGCCACAGGGCTACGGTTGCTTAATGGTCGGTGTCGAGGGTGCCGGCGCTCGGCGAAACGTCGACCGGCGCACCGATGATCTGGACGAACGTGAGCACGCTGTAGCCCGCCGTGAATCCGAGCAGTCCCGGCGCGAGTTGATCGCCGACGAACGAGACCGGGTCGCCGACGAACGGGACCGTATCGCCGACGAGCGTGAGCAGGCGGCCGATGAGCGCGAGCAGCGAGCGGACGAGCGTGAAGGCGCCACGGAGCAGCGCGAGCGTGAGCGACTGGAGCGCCTCGACGAACGCAACAGTCGCCAGGAGGCGGCCGCGAAGCGGGACAACGCCGAGATCAGGCGTGCCGTGGCAGAAACCCGCCGGGCGATCCAGGAACCTCCGCTGTAGCGACACTGTCGTCGCAGAGCGGTGCGCTCAGTTGATGATCTCGTCGAGCCCTTCTGCGCGCAGTGCAGCCAATCGGTCGTGCCACTCCTGAAGTGCTTCGGGCGTCAGCCGCGGCCAGTCGTGGATCTCTTCAACGACCCGCAGCGGTTCGCTGCTGCGGTAGGACCGGGTTGGATTGCCGGGGAACTTCTTGTCGGTGACGTTCGGATCGTTCTCGTATGCACCGGTCGGTTCGATCCGATACACCCGCGGCGTCCCGTCGCCGGCCGCGAGTTCGGCGGCCAGCCCGGCTCCGTCGCGCAGGGCGGTGAAATAGATGTGGTTCATGACGATTTCGGGCCGGTAGTTGGAACGGAAGCCCGCGAGCAGTAGGTCCCCAACCGCTAGTGCTGCTTTGGTGCCGTGGAAGAACGGGCCTTCGTCATCGATCGCGTCCATCGGTTAAAGGGTAGCGAAGCCCGGGGGACTGCCGTTTTCCCCGTGACGGCGCGGCGCGCGGAATACGCTCGCACGATGATCTATCGCTGGTTGGTACGCAGGCAGGCTGCGGCTGGGTGGCAACGACTGTCCGAGCAGCGGTTCGACGAAACTCCACTCGCCGATGACATGCACTTTGTCTTCCTCGGCGACCATGAATTGGCCGCCGACCTTCGCGGGGCCGAGACGGTACGCAATTGGCTGCGCGATCAGCTGCTGGCCCGGCTGCCGAACCTGCGGTTCGTAGTCGACGAGACCGTGGTTGAAGGCGGGCCCTGGTCGACCCGGGTGGCGACCCGCTACCACACCGAGCAAGACGGCCGGCTCATCTATCGCGGCGTCTACTTCGGGCGGGTGGTGTGGGGCAAAGTCGTTGAAGAGATCATTCTTCCTGACACCAAAGCGCTTTCGGCCGCCCTTGCCCGGTAGCCTTGCGTCGGTGCGAATTCGAGACTGCGTCGGCCCGGCCGAATATCCCCGGCTGGTGGCGATCTGGCGCAGCGCCGTCGATGCG includes these proteins:
- a CDS encoding AAA family ATPase gives rise to the protein MTQSSPKGGNAAEADRARLLTALLADAPKADDHDDVRAFLHALAGLDCAPLLVYPASKRPADVRTPQKRTADDRAFREAARAAGHPRPQTLKSPAGVHLATTETAVLDTYLDRYVGVFGGEVEVNVAVSLGRSRLVVVDCDTDAQLVAFLADAQADPATVPTVRTPGQLGPDGVTLVHRDGGHFYFAVPEGVELPPGPPGSMKVGGDDGYSVIWGAGNYVLTPPSVRPEGTYTATGAPVYALPGWLAEAITARGRSYANAAQLGQARADTADDPVARWGAGVGWAAILEPAEWMPVGKADGCGCPTWTAPGVHGNPKSATAHEPGCAKWTDSPDPPFYVWTDNPGEPWAGRIAATGKHAFSKLQAVALLHYDNNLEAAMDALGIELTDSDALAVTDELPADFGKADAAPGGGTDDTEGTAAADEATERKILDRASQLWIDREARKRLAANDIAEIELPPVTSLADLLDTDDDPVRFRIEGVWPSGGAKVLCAAPAGGGKTTLSGNLVRSLADGEAFLGAFEVTQRASRIVIIDNEMTQGMLKRWLRRQGVTNTSAVVDVVNLRGQAGLFDLGNDRLREMWARRLADLGCDFVVFDCLKPVLEAMGLDENREMGKLLYPLTEMLTTAGVDDVLVHHHMGHANERARGDSTLLGWSDANWKIVRDDDHPLQPRYFSTDKVRDADEPVREGLLSFDKATGRLTYVGGNRATTHQSENVEKRLTAVLDVLADNATEGRDEMNVTAIKAAVGGKKETTDEALALAEKRGLVTRRHQGRAKLYRLDPKARDPHYTGDDSDPGGTIAADIGPCAPRV
- a CDS encoding DNA-binding protein gives rise to the protein MTDAATAPTEGNRFISLRAAGERVGLSYWAIRGRVRDGVLPAYRTGPNSALRVKVSDVDALLVPVVPHRD
- a CDS encoding helix-turn-helix domain-containing protein, with product MTAPTIAAAGGYLTTAEVGTRLGGLSDQTIRKFVHAEGLPAHRVNRRLYFDPTEVDAWIRNRNEQAPRDDHRAVIRALVDAAPELTDEQAARIRTILTGGAA
- a CDS encoding recombinase family protein, giving the protein MDATTAPTRRAALYLRISRDLTGEGLAVERQRELCQQIVSLRGWTVVDEFVDNSISASDARKNRPGYDALVAAYDAGSFDALVCYDMDRLTRQPRQMEDWLDAAEKNGLALVTANGEADLTTDAGRTFVRVRMAFARGEVERKSARQKAAAVQRANLGRPPLGTRLTGYTSRGEVVPDEAELVRRIFKLFHAGESLRGIARTLTNEGTSARSGKPWNPTSVYGILANPRYCGRSIYNRLATETDARKARRNGEVTEALTVTRGTWEALVSEDVFDAVQAILTDPRRITNRQGTERKHLGSGLFLCATCDQPVVSFSGGRYRCKAACVNRAHGPVDYDRIRQIITADDDQDAPRARGVDEFVTAVVAERLRRPDARKRLAPPKANTAPLRAEQDALRARLAKVDADYDDDLIDARRWRTKKEKIGAQLAEVDRKIKAVQPGGGALDDVLAAPHPSEAFMAASLMARRSVIDALCEVRLRRGTRGSKTFDPNTIRIDWRR
- a CDS encoding type II toxin-antitoxin system Phd/YefM family antitoxin, with protein sequence MTTLPLAEVRANLSKLVDEAVRTHQRVEVTRQGRRAAVLLSADDYDSIMETLDILSDAAAMAAVREAEADIAAGRLYSADEVEAELRAKGIVK
- a CDS encoding type II toxin-antitoxin system RelE family toxin — protein: MALHGELAGRLSARRGDFRVIYEVFDDKVLVRVIDVRHRRDVYR
- a CDS encoding SRPBCC family protein — translated: MPNITASVVLTHPPQVVWDYIIHPDNIGNVLPGIVSVDAGKEPPYAPGDLWHGVSRSLGITDKWTGVFVRVEAPRVMEFRITESRFPSTTTDTLEEVPGGTRYTCRITGKPALGGSLGRMLDTVLSRVLQRVLAKHQSKLPAHIDAWALTQG
- the arr gene encoding NAD(+)--rifampin ADP-ribosyltransferase, whose product is MDAIDDEGPFFHGTKAALAVGDLLLAGFRSNYRPEIVMNHIYFTALRDGAGLAAELAAGDGTPRVYRIEPTGAYENDPNVTDKKFPGNPTRSYRSSEPLRVVEEIHDWPRLTPEALQEWHDRLAALRAEGLDEIIN
- a CDS encoding nuclear transport factor 2 family protein, whose amino-acid sequence is MIYRWLVRRQAAAGWQRLSEQRFDETPLADDMHFVFLGDHELAADLRGAETVRNWLRDQLLARLPNLRFVVDETVVEGGPWSTRVATRYHTEQDGRLIYRGVYFGRVVWGKVVEEIILPDTKALSAALAR